The Streptomyces sp. NL15-2K genome contains a region encoding:
- a CDS encoding MbtH family protein — MENPFDDENGSFYVLVNDENQHSLWPVFAEVPAGWKVVFGEDSRKACLDYVEENWTDMRPASLIKEMEANEAARAAEEVVAKTTGPAAGAAV; from the coding sequence ATGGAAAACCCATTCGACGACGAGAACGGCTCCTTCTACGTTCTGGTCAACGACGAGAACCAGCATTCGCTCTGGCCTGTTTTCGCGGAGGTGCCGGCCGGGTGGAAGGTGGTCTTCGGTGAGGACAGCCGCAAGGCCTGCCTGGACTATGTCGAGGAGAACTGGACCGACATGCGGCCTGCCAGCCTCATCAAGGAAATGGAGGCGAACGAGGCCGCCCGAGCTGCCGAGGAGGTCGTGGCAAAGACGACCGGCCCGGCGGCCGGTGCCGCTGTCTGA
- a CDS encoding GntR family transcriptional regulator, whose protein sequence is MHLILDLDSEAPIYQQIRDRVVEAIAEGRLAAGASLPSTRQLAVDLAINFHTVNKAYDLLRREGIIRISRKSGAVVRPDAGQGPAEPQAVADWERRARTLLAEAVVRGVPREELVDRIRVALDGFGVGRGDT, encoded by the coding sequence GTGCACCTGATACTCGACCTCGACAGCGAGGCGCCGATCTACCAGCAGATCCGGGACCGGGTGGTGGAAGCCATCGCGGAGGGCCGGCTGGCGGCCGGCGCCTCGCTGCCCTCCACGCGGCAGTTGGCCGTGGACCTGGCCATCAACTTCCACACCGTGAACAAGGCCTACGACCTGCTGCGGCGCGAGGGGATCATCCGGATCAGCCGCAAGAGCGGCGCGGTGGTGCGCCCGGACGCGGGACAGGGGCCGGCCGAGCCACAGGCGGTCGCCGACTGGGAGCGCCGGGCGCGCACACTTCTCGCCGAGGCGGTGGTGCGCGGGGTTCCACGGGAAGAACTCGTCGACCGCATACGCGTCGCTCTGGACGGCTTCGGCGTCGGGCGAGGCGACACGTGA
- a CDS encoding aldehyde dehydrogenase family protein, producing MISEAVAEAVHRARKAQADVASWTQAQADEAVTAAGWHCYQEGTARRLARLSFEETGLGNVEDLFTLQRRRTLGILRDLHGVRTVGVVDEQPELGLVRIAKPLGVIAVASPTTAPAPGIICNALPMLKTRNAVVFSPHPRAQRAARATIEVLRAGLAEVGAPPDLVQCLPAAGREAGRELMAAADSVVAIGGAGTVRRAYHSGTPAIGAGVGNPTVIVDETADLADAVSKIHTGAGFNNGTSCSSESNVLVHASVAADFEAGLVRAGAHVCGEDETARLTALLWPDGATLNRMMIGRPVAEIARAAGIALDQPEKVSVLVVRCADPRRDDVVLREKISPLLTVAAYDDFDEAVRLVQAISDRCGRGHSCAVHTSSVPRVMRLAEAVASCRVVVNQSTMTNTGSFDSGVPFTTTLSSGSWGGSSVSGNVTWRHFLNHTTVSRPIPSRLPDEAVIFGGYWRHGREQEAVTAAEQRAM from the coding sequence GTGATCAGTGAAGCAGTGGCGGAAGCCGTGCACCGAGCCCGTAAGGCGCAAGCGGACGTGGCGTCCTGGACGCAGGCGCAGGCGGACGAGGCCGTGACGGCCGCGGGCTGGCACTGCTACCAGGAAGGGACCGCACGCCGGCTCGCCCGGCTCAGCTTCGAGGAGACCGGGCTCGGCAATGTCGAGGACCTCTTCACCCTCCAGCGCCGCCGTACCCTGGGCATCCTGCGCGACCTGCACGGCGTCAGAACCGTCGGCGTCGTCGACGAGCAGCCGGAGCTGGGTCTGGTCAGGATCGCCAAGCCGCTGGGTGTGATCGCGGTCGCCAGCCCGACCACCGCTCCGGCGCCCGGCATCATCTGCAACGCGTTGCCCATGCTGAAGACCCGCAACGCAGTAGTGTTCAGCCCCCACCCCCGCGCCCAGCGCGCGGCACGGGCCACCATCGAAGTCCTGCGGGCCGGCCTTGCCGAGGTCGGCGCCCCGCCGGACCTGGTGCAGTGCCTGCCCGCGGCGGGCCGTGAGGCGGGCCGGGAGCTGATGGCGGCGGCGGACTCCGTGGTCGCGATCGGCGGTGCGGGCACCGTCCGCCGCGCCTACCACAGCGGAACTCCCGCGATCGGCGCCGGAGTCGGCAACCCGACCGTGATCGTGGACGAGACCGCCGACCTCGCCGACGCCGTCAGCAAGATCCACACCGGAGCGGGGTTCAACAACGGCACCTCGTGCTCCTCGGAGAGCAACGTCCTGGTCCACGCCTCCGTCGCCGCCGACTTCGAGGCGGGACTGGTGCGGGCAGGCGCGCATGTGTGCGGCGAGGACGAGACGGCCCGTCTGACGGCACTGCTGTGGCCGGACGGCGCGACGCTCAACCGGATGATGATCGGCCGCCCCGTGGCAGAGATCGCCAGGGCCGCCGGCATCGCGCTGGACCAGCCCGAGAAGGTCTCCGTCCTCGTCGTGCGGTGCGCCGACCCCCGGCGCGACGACGTAGTGCTCCGTGAGAAGATCTCGCCGCTGCTGACCGTGGCCGCCTACGACGACTTCGACGAGGCGGTGCGGCTCGTCCAGGCCATCTCCGACCGCTGCGGTCGCGGCCACAGCTGTGCCGTGCACACCAGCAGCGTCCCGCGTGTCATGCGGCTCGCGGAGGCGGTCGCCAGCTGCCGTGTGGTGGTGAACCAGTCGACGATGACCAACACGGGGAGCTTCGACAGCGGCGTCCCCTTCACCACCACACTCTCCAGCGGCAGCTGGGGTGGGTCGAGCGTGTCCGGCAACGTCACCTGGCGCCACTTCCTCAACCACACCACCGTCTCCCGCCCCATCCCGTCACGCCTCCCGGACGAGGCGGTGATCTTCGGCGGCTACTGGCGGCACGGCCGGGAGCAGGAGGCCGTGACCGCCGCCGAACAGCGGGCCATGTGA
- a CDS encoding ATP-binding cassette domain-containing protein — protein sequence MTSAGVTGAQQRIEVSGLTKRFGTVTAVEGLSFSVEPGVVTGFLGPNGAGKSTTMRIILGLVAPTSGSATIGGRRYAELRRPSETVGAVLDASAFHPNQSARGHLRIYAAMGGYSDARVEELLEQLGLAEAADRATREFSTGMRQRLSLATALLGDPRVLLLDEPSNGLDPEGIAWLRRFLRTLADEGRTVLVSSHVLSEVQQIVDDVVVIRRGRLVASGPLSDLEQATQPAVLVRSPDAAALAAALRAGEHAARVEPAREGWLRVHGLTSSQVADSAMGAGLRVHELVTESAGLEELFFRLTSEQQERTEQEGSLR from the coding sequence GTGACCTCAGCGGGCGTGACAGGTGCCCAGCAGCGGATCGAGGTGTCGGGCCTGACGAAGCGGTTCGGCACGGTCACCGCGGTGGAGGGGCTCAGCTTCTCGGTGGAGCCCGGAGTGGTCACGGGGTTCCTCGGACCCAACGGAGCGGGGAAGAGCACGACGATGCGCATCATCCTCGGTCTCGTCGCCCCCACCTCGGGCAGCGCGACGATCGGTGGCAGGCGCTACGCGGAGCTGCGCAGGCCCTCCGAGACCGTCGGGGCCGTCCTCGACGCCTCCGCCTTCCACCCCAACCAGTCGGCGCGTGGCCACCTACGCATCTATGCCGCCATGGGCGGCTACTCCGACGCCCGCGTGGAGGAGCTGCTCGAGCAGCTCGGGCTGGCGGAGGCCGCGGATCGCGCGACCCGCGAGTTCTCCACGGGCATGAGGCAGCGGCTCAGCCTCGCGACAGCGCTGCTGGGCGACCCCCGGGTGCTGCTGCTGGACGAGCCGAGCAATGGACTCGATCCGGAGGGCATCGCCTGGCTGCGCCGCTTCCTGCGCACGCTTGCCGACGAGGGGCGCACCGTCCTGGTCTCCAGCCATGTGCTCAGCGAGGTCCAACAGATCGTGGACGACGTGGTGGTGATCCGGCGCGGCCGGCTCGTCGCGTCCGGGCCGCTGTCGGACCTGGAGCAGGCCACCCAGCCCGCGGTACTGGTGCGTTCGCCCGACGCTGCGGCACTCGCCGCTGCCCTGCGCGCGGGAGAGCACGCGGCGCGCGTAGAGCCCGCCCGGGAGGGCTGGCTGCGCGTGCATGGACTCACCTCCTCGCAGGTCGCGGACTCGGCCATGGGGGCCGGACTGCGCGTGCACGAGCTGGTCACGGAGAGCGCCGGCCTGGAAGAGCTGTTCTTCCGACTGACCTCCGAGCAGCAAGAGCGCACGGAGCAAGAGGGGAGCCTGCGATGA
- a CDS encoding alpha/beta hydrolase, protein MPISRVNGINLSFEDTGRGEPVVMVMGSGSGGRAWHLYQVPALVAAGYRVVTFNSRGIPPTDPCADGFTIDDLVADTAGLVEHLGLGPCRFVGTSLGAHITQELCLARPELVSEAVLMATRGRTDVFRRAHGQAEREFHDRGNELPPRYAATLRAMQYLSPASLNEDKEIQDWLDIFEVAPVTRAPGYRAQMDIDITSSRLDAYRRIRARCLVVGFADDLILPPHLSREVADAIPGARYTQISDAGHYGYLERPDQVNAELLEFFSQRS, encoded by the coding sequence GTGCCGATCAGCAGAGTCAACGGAATCAACCTCAGTTTCGAGGACACGGGGCGCGGAGAGCCCGTGGTCATGGTGATGGGCTCGGGCTCCGGGGGTCGCGCGTGGCACCTGTACCAGGTGCCCGCCCTCGTGGCCGCCGGATACCGGGTCGTCACCTTCAACAGTCGCGGCATTCCGCCGACCGACCCGTGCGCGGACGGATTCACCATCGACGACCTCGTCGCGGATACCGCGGGACTCGTCGAGCATCTGGGCCTGGGACCGTGCCGTTTCGTGGGCACCTCGCTCGGCGCGCATATCACGCAGGAACTGTGCCTGGCCCGCCCCGAACTGGTCAGCGAAGCGGTGCTGATGGCGACGCGGGGGCGTACAGACGTCTTCCGCCGAGCGCACGGGCAGGCCGAGCGGGAATTCCACGACAGGGGCAACGAACTGCCACCCCGCTACGCCGCCACACTGCGCGCGATGCAGTACCTCTCGCCCGCGTCGCTCAACGAGGACAAGGAGATCCAGGACTGGCTGGACATCTTCGAGGTTGCCCCCGTGACACGGGCTCCGGGCTACCGAGCGCAGATGGACATCGACATCACGTCGAGCCGCCTGGACGCCTACCGGAGAATCCGGGCACGCTGTCTTGTCGTCGGTTTCGCGGACGACCTCATCCTCCCCCCGCACCTCAGCCGTGAGGTGGCGGACGCGATTCCCGGCGCCCGCTATACACAGATCAGCGACGCCGGGCACTACGGTTATCTGGAACGCCCTGACCAGGTCAACGCCGAACTGCTGGAATTCTTTTCCCAGCGCAGCTGA
- a CDS encoding winged helix-turn-helix domain-containing protein, which yields MGNFRLLKTLGPTAESLFALNILRHNANDAFAGWRRSVRSEYARRLPHFLNLAETLTTTPGLVSLRISATDTVKAELNTRALTTPQLRHLTTALSEFQEAAIRPYWPRILGYLESERESCGRLMFTGGLHQLFGALNRKMKWRSPALTVLNRQSGDVQLSGSGIVLVPSLFLSGSPRLFLNEEEPDKPPLLVYPAEPNPLVATALWTFTPPKQSLASLVGSTRSAVLQALAESRTTTELANHVGISAGSASQHATVLRNAGLISTTRTRTSAIHTLTPLGMALSLGRCWPKRIEPG from the coding sequence GTGGGGAATTTCAGGTTACTGAAGACGCTCGGCCCGACAGCGGAGTCGCTATTCGCTCTGAACATCCTGCGGCACAACGCCAACGACGCGTTCGCCGGCTGGCGCAGAAGCGTCCGTTCCGAGTACGCGCGACGCCTGCCCCACTTCCTCAACCTGGCCGAGACACTCACCACCACGCCCGGCCTCGTCTCGCTCCGGATCTCCGCTACGGACACGGTCAAGGCCGAGTTGAACACCCGGGCGCTGACCACCCCGCAGCTCCGTCATCTCACCACGGCCCTCAGTGAGTTCCAGGAGGCCGCGATCCGGCCCTACTGGCCCCGCATCCTCGGCTATCTCGAAAGCGAACGCGAGTCCTGCGGCCGCCTCATGTTCACGGGGGGACTCCACCAGCTCTTCGGGGCGCTCAACCGCAAGATGAAATGGCGCTCACCGGCGCTGACCGTCCTGAACCGGCAGTCCGGCGACGTACAGCTGTCGGGCAGCGGGATCGTACTGGTTCCCTCCCTCTTCCTGAGCGGGTCGCCGCGGCTCTTCCTCAACGAGGAGGAGCCGGACAAGCCGCCACTGCTGGTCTATCCGGCGGAGCCCAACCCCCTGGTGGCCACGGCGCTGTGGACCTTCACGCCACCCAAACAGTCGCTGGCCTCGCTGGTCGGAAGTACGCGCTCGGCCGTGCTGCAGGCCCTTGCCGAGAGCCGCACCACGACCGAGCTCGCCAACCACGTCGGCATCTCCGCGGGCTCCGCCAGCCAGCACGCGACCGTACTGCGCAACGCCGGCCTGATCTCAACCACACGGACCCGCACATCCGCCATACACACCCTCACGCCGCTCGGCATGGCGCTGTCCTTGGGCCGCTGCTGGCCCAAGCGCATCGAGCCGGGCTGA
- a CDS encoding ABC transporter permease, which yields MKNLVKAEFRRLTATRLWLGALLAATVFGGGMVGLLTLAGPENFDPPLPALDTEEGARSVLGFLSYTVFIPAALGTMAVTAEYRHRTANFTFVFAPRRWQVLAAKLVTYGIAGMLYGLVVTGTAGLGFFGAAAARGVTLGMEPSEVLLLLLRLAVAMAVYTLLGVGMGALIRNQIVALAVVVGYLYMGEMILMAIPGVNALYPVLPGGATASLTGFTYVADALAEQTSTSPISLLSPVGGGLLLAGYALVAVCIALLVPMRRDVL from the coding sequence ATGAAGAACCTGGTCAAGGCGGAGTTCCGCCGGTTGACGGCCACCCGGCTGTGGCTGGGGGCACTGCTGGCCGCCACCGTGTTCGGCGGTGGGATGGTCGGGCTGCTGACCTTGGCGGGCCCGGAGAACTTCGATCCGCCGCTGCCCGCGTTGGACACCGAGGAGGGAGCCCGCTCGGTGCTGGGCTTCCTCAGTTACACGGTGTTCATCCCCGCCGCGCTCGGCACGATGGCCGTGACAGCGGAGTACCGCCACCGCACGGCCAACTTCACCTTCGTTTTCGCCCCGAGGCGCTGGCAGGTGCTCGCCGCCAAGCTGGTCACCTACGGCATCGCCGGCATGCTCTACGGGCTGGTCGTGACCGGCACGGCGGGGCTGGGCTTCTTCGGCGCCGCGGCCGCCCGCGGGGTGACCCTGGGGATGGAGCCCTCCGAAGTCCTTCTGCTCCTGCTGCGCCTGGCCGTCGCGATGGCGGTGTACACACTGCTCGGAGTGGGCATGGGCGCGCTGATCCGCAATCAGATAGTGGCGCTCGCCGTGGTCGTCGGCTACCTGTACATGGGGGAGATGATCCTCATGGCGATCCCCGGCGTGAACGCCCTCTACCCGGTGCTGCCGGGCGGTGCCACGGCCTCGCTGACCGGCTTCACCTACGTCGCGGACGCGCTGGCCGAGCAGACCTCCACCAGCCCCATATCACTGCTCTCGCCGGTCGGCGGCGGCCTGCTGCTCGCCGGTTATGCGCTCGTGGCCGTCTGCATCGCTTTGCTGGTGCCAATGCGCCGTGACGTGCTCTGA
- a CDS encoding cold shock domain-containing protein, whose product MLMTGKILRFDDVRGYGFIVPHEGAEDVFMHANDLLEEKYLYQAGCEVEFFLEEGDKGPKASEVRLVRRSSPPTPVRAAPPAETSRPQSPGPAEEAGGDGLCDVLQSAELRAELTEVLVDTDGSLTADQIKRIRARVLDLAKQHGWVEG is encoded by the coding sequence GTGTTGATGACGGGGAAGATTCTGCGTTTCGACGACGTCCGCGGTTACGGGTTCATCGTTCCTCATGAGGGCGCCGAGGACGTCTTCATGCACGCGAACGATCTGCTGGAGGAGAAGTACCTCTACCAAGCAGGTTGTGAGGTCGAGTTCTTCCTGGAGGAGGGGGACAAGGGTCCCAAGGCGTCCGAGGTCCGCCTGGTGCGCCGCTCTTCGCCGCCCACGCCGGTCCGGGCGGCACCGCCGGCCGAGACCTCCCGCCCGCAGTCGCCGGGCCCCGCGGAGGAGGCGGGCGGTGACGGGCTGTGCGACGTGCTGCAATCCGCCGAGCTCCGCGCCGAGTTGACCGAGGTCCTCGTCGACACCGACGGCAGTCTGACGGCTGATCAGATCAAGCGCATCCGGGCCCGCGTCCTGGACCTGGCGAAGCAGCACGGCTGGGTCGAAGGCTGA
- a CDS encoding serine hydrolase domain-containing protein, with protein MEASLLSGIFHRLVQKHRVPGAQLTLYRNGKMAECVVGVESLRTGRPVTTESAFPYGSITKFYTAALAMQFVSDGDLDLDEPLADLVPELKRAANRTLGTATVRQLLSHTAGLADNIDCPDMRGASYQRYAAACGEVPSLFMPGLAFSYSNAGYCLMGRVIEYASGMDWWTALESCLLHPLGVEPAFLHDPRPDTAHRRTTDGHAVRLDVSAAQSGTASGKAGSADAGGVEGVETVDHLIPLSTAAAGALAGSATALVAAARLHLDDRDALATEELPDLPDILSKDAVEEMRECVPGAEPYGLADGWGLGLMTHRGADGAIWLGHDGAVGGSSCHLRLHPASNVALAMTANATTGQKLWDDLLADLRAEGLDIGHYTLPHPDTPRVEDPAEYVGEYANGDLVLVVVADASGRLFLTRKDYFDSRLVIHEDDRFVASDTEVDAVPVVGRFVRGRAGGPITLLQYGGRALARC; from the coding sequence GTGGAGGCAAGTCTTCTATCCGGGATTTTTCATCGGCTGGTGCAAAAACATCGTGTTCCTGGCGCGCAACTGACGTTGTACCGCAACGGAAAAATGGCCGAATGTGTGGTCGGTGTGGAATCATTGCGCACCGGCCGTCCCGTGACCACGGAATCCGCTTTCCCCTATGGCTCCATAACGAAGTTCTACACGGCGGCGCTTGCCATGCAGTTCGTTTCCGACGGCGATCTGGACCTCGACGAGCCGCTCGCCGACCTCGTACCGGAGCTGAAGCGAGCGGCCAACCGCACACTGGGCACGGCAACAGTCCGTCAGCTGCTCAGCCATACTGCCGGGCTGGCGGACAACATCGACTGTCCCGACATGCGCGGCGCCTCCTACCAGCGCTACGCAGCAGCCTGCGGCGAGGTGCCGAGCCTCTTCATGCCCGGCCTCGCCTTCTCCTACTCCAACGCGGGCTACTGCCTCATGGGCCGGGTCATCGAGTACGCATCCGGCATGGACTGGTGGACGGCGCTCGAAAGCTGCCTGCTCCACCCCTTGGGGGTGGAACCGGCCTTCCTGCACGACCCGCGCCCCGACACGGCCCACCGGCGCACCACCGACGGACACGCCGTACGCCTCGACGTGAGCGCCGCCCAGTCCGGCACGGCGAGCGGGAAAGCCGGCAGCGCAGACGCGGGAGGAGTCGAGGGCGTCGAGACGGTGGATCACCTGATCCCCCTGTCGACGGCCGCGGCCGGAGCCCTGGCGGGCAGCGCCACTGCCCTCGTCGCCGCCGCGCGCCTGCACCTCGACGACCGCGACGCCCTCGCGACCGAAGAACTCCCCGACCTGCCCGACATCCTGTCCAAGGACGCGGTGGAGGAGATGCGCGAATGCGTACCGGGGGCGGAGCCGTACGGCCTCGCGGACGGCTGGGGCCTCGGCCTGATGACGCATCGCGGTGCGGATGGCGCCATCTGGCTGGGACACGACGGTGCCGTCGGTGGATCCTCTTGCCACCTGCGCCTGCACCCCGCGAGCAATGTGGCCCTCGCGATGACCGCGAACGCCACGACCGGCCAGAAACTCTGGGACGACCTGCTCGCAGACCTGCGCGCGGAAGGCCTGGACATCGGGCACTACACGCTGCCGCACCCCGACACCCCGCGCGTCGAGGACCCCGCCGAGTACGTCGGTGAGTACGCCAACGGCGACCTGGTGCTGGTGGTCGTCGCCGACGCCTCGGGCCGGCTCTTTCTCACCCGCAAGGACTATTTCGACTCGCGGCTCGTGATCCACGAGGACGACCGCTTCGTCGCGAGCGACACGGAGGTCGACGCCGTTCCGGTCGTCGGCAGGTTCGTCCGCGGGCGCGCGGGCGGTCCCATCACGCTGCTCCAGTACGGCGGGCGTGCGCTGGCGCGCTGCTGA